A window of Pedobacter lusitanus contains these coding sequences:
- a CDS encoding esterase-like activity of phytase family protein gives MLNRTVDFQIVFTFFIALTLGGCAVHRNSIVKQQTLTTVSKLKYINTYVFPHDQQFRGTTIGGLSGIDYDPASQLYYLICDDRSTINPARFYTAKIALSASGISDVTFKDVKTLKQQDGSSYPKLKVHATHTTDPEAMRYNGLTQQLYWTSEGERLIKNGDTTLIDPTITIVSVNGKYTDSIPLPDNLRMHGTESGPRRNGVLEGLTFADDFKTLYVNLEEPLYQDGPRAALIRNKAFIRIYQFDLKTKKNTAQYAYELEPVALPPLKTGDESMNGSPDILWLGNNRMLVTERSYSAGQNGTNIKVFIADLQDATNIIANPSLKDNPASQAVQKKFLLNMDDLGVYIDNIEGATLGPVLPNGHQSILFVADNNFYKKEQNQFMLFEVIP, from the coding sequence ATGCTAAATCGTACTGTTGATTTCCAGATAGTTTTTACTTTTTTTATTGCGCTTACTCTTGGCGGTTGTGCTGTACACAGAAATTCAATTGTCAAACAACAGACCCTGACTACGGTAAGTAAGCTTAAATACATCAATACTTATGTTTTTCCTCATGATCAGCAGTTTAGGGGAACTACCATAGGCGGCTTATCCGGAATAGACTATGACCCGGCCAGCCAGCTGTATTATCTGATTTGTGATGACAGGTCTACGATAAATCCTGCCAGATTTTATACGGCAAAAATAGCATTGTCTGCATCAGGAATCAGTGATGTGACTTTTAAAGATGTAAAAACATTAAAGCAGCAGGATGGCTCATCTTATCCTAAATTAAAGGTTCATGCTACCCATACTACAGATCCTGAAGCTATGCGTTATAATGGGCTGACCCAACAGTTATACTGGACCAGTGAAGGAGAGCGGCTGATTAAAAATGGAGATACCACGCTGATTGATCCTACCATTACTATAGTTTCGGTCAATGGAAAATATACAGATTCGATTCCATTACCAGATAATCTGAGGATGCACGGTACAGAAAGCGGCCCCAGAAGAAACGGAGTTTTAGAGGGACTGACTTTTGCTGATGATTTTAAAACCCTGTATGTTAATCTGGAAGAACCTTTATACCAGGATGGGCCACGCGCAGCGTTAATCAGGAATAAAGCTTTTATAAGGATCTATCAGTTTGACCTGAAGACTAAAAAGAACACAGCTCAGTATGCTTATGAGCTGGAACCTGTAGCCCTGCCGCCTCTTAAAACGGGGGATGAGTCTATGAATGGTAGTCCGGATATCCTGTGGTTAGGCAATAACCGGATGCTTGTTACCGAGCGTTCTTATTCGGCAGGACAAAATGGAACAAATATTAAGGTTTTTATAGCTGATTTGCAGGATGCAACCAATATTATCGCAAACCCATCTCTGAAGGATAATCCGGCCAGTCAAGCTGTCCAAAAGAAATTCCTGCTCAATATGGATGATCTGGGCGTGTATATTGATAATATTGAAGGCGCAACATTAGGACCCGTTTTACCCAATGGGCACCAGAGTATCCTGTTTGTAGCAGATAATAATTTCTATAAAAAAGAACAGAATCAGTTTATGCTTTTTGAGGTTATTCCTTAA
- a CDS encoding pentapeptide repeat-containing protein, which translates to MAQVFIEEKIFDKIDFTRQPLEKGEYEYCTFKNCDFSNADLSGFVFLECEFSGCNLSLAKLTKTALRDVKFKDSKMLGLSFENCNEFGLGFSFNNCQLDHCSFYQIKLKKTSFKDSRIHQADFTEADLSSSVFDNCDLNRATFENTLLEKADLTTAYNYTINPELNRIRKAKFSLAGIAGLLAQYDIEIKP; encoded by the coding sequence ATGGCACAGGTATTTATAGAAGAAAAAATATTTGACAAGATAGATTTCACCAGACAACCGCTCGAAAAAGGTGAATACGAATACTGCACTTTCAAAAACTGTGATTTCTCCAATGCTGATCTTTCTGGTTTCGTATTTCTGGAATGTGAATTTTCGGGCTGCAATTTAAGTCTGGCTAAACTCACTAAAACGGCATTAAGGGATGTTAAATTTAAGGACAGCAAAATGCTGGGTCTGTCTTTTGAAAACTGTAATGAGTTTGGACTGGGCTTCTCTTTTAATAACTGCCAGCTGGATCATTGTTCTTTTTACCAGATTAAACTCAAAAAGACCTCATTTAAAGATTCCAGAATTCATCAGGCTGATTTCACAGAAGCTGATTTAAGTTCTTCTGTTTTTGATAACTGCGACCTGAACAGAGCAACATTTGAAAATACCTTGCTGGAAAAAGCAGACCTGACAACTGCTTATAATTACACAATCAATCCGGAGTTAAACAGAATCAGAAAAGCAAAATTCTCCCTGGCCGGAATAGCCGGACTATTAGCTCAATACGACATTGAAATAAAACCCTGA
- the dinB gene encoding DNA polymerase IV translates to MSDTAEKTIQRKIIHIDMDAFYATVEQRDFPEYRGKPIVVGGSPDGRGVVATASYEAREFGIHSAMSSRKAIQLCPHAIFVWPRFDAYKAVSSSIREIFRRYTDLIEPLSLDEAFLDVTTDKLNIGSALEIAKQIKDAIRNELNLSASAGVSSNKFVAKIASDMNKPDGLTFIGPSKINAFMEKLPVEKFFGVGKVTADKMKKMGLYTGADLKKLSEQELVRKFGKTGKFYYKIVRGIDDRPVQPHRLTKSLSVEDTFGKDLVTMDELVTELEQIAEKVAERLEKNRLKGKTLTLKIRYDDFKQLTRNLSFPSPVADYASIITAARELLLKVETEDRKIRLLGITLSNFGTQLNTGRFVDPDQMELF, encoded by the coding sequence ATGTCAGACACAGCAGAAAAAACTATTCAGCGTAAAATTATACATATTGATATGGATGCATTTTATGCTACCGTAGAACAGCGTGATTTTCCTGAATACAGAGGCAAACCTATAGTAGTCGGGGGCTCTCCTGATGGCCGTGGAGTGGTAGCAACTGCCAGTTATGAAGCCCGTGAATTTGGTATCCATTCTGCCATGTCTTCCCGCAAAGCGATACAATTATGTCCGCATGCCATATTTGTCTGGCCAAGATTTGATGCTTATAAGGCTGTATCATCCAGTATCAGAGAAATATTCCGTCGTTATACCGACCTGATAGAACCACTTTCACTGGATGAAGCATTTTTAGATGTAACTACGGATAAACTGAACATTGGTTCAGCTCTTGAAATAGCGAAACAGATTAAAGATGCCATACGAAATGAGCTCAATCTCTCTGCCTCTGCAGGTGTATCCAGCAATAAATTTGTAGCTAAAATTGCCTCAGATATGAATAAACCTGATGGACTAACCTTTATCGGGCCTTCTAAAATCAATGCCTTTATGGAGAAACTGCCGGTAGAAAAATTCTTCGGTGTAGGCAAAGTAACAGCAGATAAAATGAAGAAAATGGGTCTGTATACCGGTGCAGATCTCAAAAAATTATCGGAACAGGAACTGGTTCGCAAATTTGGTAAAACCGGTAAGTTCTATTATAAAATAGTCAGGGGGATTGATGACCGGCCGGTACAGCCTCACCGTTTAACCAAATCACTCAGTGTAGAGGATACATTTGGAAAAGACCTGGTGACTATGGATGAACTGGTGACGGAGCTCGAACAAATTGCAGAGAAGGTAGCAGAAAGACTGGAGAAAAACAGATTAAAGGGAAAAACACTTACGCTAAAGATCAGGTATGATGATTTTAAACAGCTTACCCGGAACCTGTCATTTCCCAGCCCGGTGGCAGATTACGCGTCAATTATTACAGCCGCCAGAGAATTATTGCTCAAAGTTGAAACCGAAGACCGGAAAATTCGTCTGCTCGGTATTACATTAAGTAATTTTGGCACTCAGCTCAATACTGGCAGGTTTGTTGACCCGGATCAGATGGAATTATTTTAA